Proteins encoded in a region of the Streptomyces sp. NBC_01298 genome:
- a CDS encoding ParB/RepB/Spo0J family partition protein, producing MTYRTVKMTQVRPNPNQPREYFNEEAIRELATSIEAYGQISPIEVAPDDEKGGYQIVSGERRFRALTSLGKSTVKVSIISEKNELRRFKRSMSENVNREDMTPFEEANGYQRILDEEEGATIATVAADFGKTTAYVKLRLALLDLRIEFQKLVQDGAIGTAAAVQIAALSLANQGALLGKFTRGEFKADNEIVHFAFAMKQQQDQAVLMITEDLTDEQREQRVATQKKTKGTLDKIEQVRAMLDDIAKTDPIKLAQALESQVGARLDQLDRVAESLTKARWQLKQAKAHAEAAELIALNPEATETSEPETAAA from the coding sequence ATGACCTACCGCACCGTGAAGATGACCCAGGTCCGCCCGAACCCGAACCAGCCCCGCGAGTACTTCAACGAGGAGGCCATCCGCGAGCTCGCCACCTCCATCGAGGCCTACGGCCAGATCTCCCCGATCGAGGTCGCCCCCGACGACGAGAAGGGTGGCTACCAGATCGTCTCGGGCGAGCGCCGCTTCCGCGCCCTGACCTCGCTCGGCAAGTCCACCGTCAAGGTCAGCATCATCTCTGAGAAGAACGAGCTGCGCCGCTTCAAGCGGTCCATGTCGGAGAACGTCAACCGCGAGGACATGACCCCCTTCGAGGAGGCCAACGGCTACCAGCGAATCCTGGACGAAGAGGAGGGCGCCACCATCGCCACGGTGGCCGCCGACTTCGGCAAGACCACCGCCTACGTCAAGCTCCGCCTCGCGCTGCTGGACCTGCGCATCGAGTTCCAGAAGCTCGTACAGGACGGCGCGATCGGCACGGCGGCCGCCGTACAGATCGCCGCGCTCAGCCTCGCCAACCAGGGGGCACTCCTCGGCAAGTTCACTCGCGGGGAGTTCAAGGCGGACAACGAGATCGTGCACTTCGCCTTCGCCATGAAGCAGCAGCAGGACCAGGCCGTCCTGATGATCACGGAGGACCTGACCGACGAGCAGCGCGAGCAGCGCGTCGCTACCCAGAAGAAGACCAAGGGCACGCTCGACAAGATCGAGCAGGTCCGCGCAATGCTCGACGACATCGCCAAGACCGACCCGATCAAGCTGGCGCAGGCCCTCGAAAGCCAGGTCGGAGCACGCCTGGACCAGCTCGACCGGGTGGCGGAGTCCCTGACGAAGGCCCGCTGGCAGCTCAAGCAGGCCAAGGCGCACGCCGAGGCTGCCGAGCTGATCGCACTCAACCCCGAGGCCACGGAGACCAGCGAGCCGGAGACGGCCGCCGCCTGA
- a CDS encoding WD40 repeat domain-containing serine/threonine protein kinase, with protein MRQGERIAGRYRLDERLGRGGMGEVWRGYDLQLGRPIALKLLVELDAAAELLERFRREASIGAQFQHPGITVVHDIGQHENRLFIVMELLEGEDLARALARSPAGLPIAEAVDLAAQAAVALAATHARDVVHRDLKPANLFRLTDGRLKICDFGIARGVQVTQQLTRTGWMLGTPPYMAPEQWRGKDIDTRSDLYALGCVLHELLVGAPPFPAEGHPLALMHRHFDEKPAALRSIRSEVPVDLEALIAELLAKNPDARPDASATAARLHAIQHSAVSQIAPLDRSSAPIGLGSDSATETAAPTPSRRGDTATPAGLRRPRRRSIILGGAAALVTASGATLIGLRLADDTSPAPHLWFTLTGHTGVVSSVAFSPDSKTLVSGSFDGNFRLWDLATRTSTATPVGHNDAPISMVLSLDGKTLASADTSNVVRLWDFATRTSTAALKAVGPMNEVAFSPDGKTLASGGGEGSWAGGDDKSVVQLWDLATRTSTATLTDKSQNVGSLAFSPNGKTLAAYTGAVQLWDLATRTSTATLTDKSQSVRSLAFSPNGKTLATGNDDKTVQLWDLATRTSTAALTGHTDSVSSVAFSPDGKTLASGSDDRTIRLWDLATRTSTSTLTGHTDSVRSVAFSPDGKTLASSSVDKTVRLWKLS; from the coding sequence GTGCGGCAGGGAGAACGGATCGCAGGAAGGTACCGGCTCGATGAGCGGCTCGGACGCGGCGGGATGGGCGAGGTGTGGCGGGGATACGACCTCCAACTCGGACGCCCGATCGCACTGAAGCTGCTCGTGGAGCTCGATGCCGCGGCTGAACTGCTGGAGCGGTTTCGGCGCGAGGCGTCGATCGGCGCACAGTTCCAACATCCAGGAATCACGGTCGTGCACGACATCGGCCAGCACGAGAACCGACTGTTCATCGTCATGGAACTGCTTGAGGGAGAAGACCTCGCGCGGGCTCTGGCCCGCTCGCCCGCAGGCCTCCCCATAGCAGAGGCCGTCGATCTCGCGGCGCAGGCCGCGGTGGCACTTGCAGCCACACATGCCAGAGACGTGGTGCACCGCGACCTCAAGCCCGCCAACCTCTTCCGACTCACCGACGGACGGTTGAAGATCTGCGACTTCGGGATCGCACGCGGCGTACAGGTCACGCAGCAGCTCACGCGCACCGGCTGGATGCTGGGCACGCCTCCCTACATGGCACCCGAGCAGTGGCGCGGCAAAGACATCGACACCCGCTCCGACCTGTACGCGCTCGGCTGCGTGCTCCATGAACTGCTCGTCGGCGCCCCACCCTTTCCTGCCGAGGGCCACCCCCTCGCGCTGATGCACCGGCACTTCGATGAGAAACCCGCCGCCCTGCGCTCAATCCGGAGCGAAGTTCCGGTCGATCTCGAAGCGTTGATTGCCGAGCTGCTGGCCAAAAACCCCGATGCGCGCCCGGACGCGTCAGCCACAGCCGCACGCCTCCACGCGATCCAGCATTCCGCTGTGTCCCAGATCGCACCACTCGACCGCAGCTCGGCTCCCATCGGCCTGGGCTCGGACAGCGCCACCGAAACCGCCGCACCCACTCCTTCCAGGCGTGGTGACACTGCCACGCCCGCCGGGTTACGCCGGCCTCGCCGCCGCAGCATCATCCTCGGCGGCGCAGCAGCCCTGGTCACAGCCTCAGGTGCCACCCTGATAGGGCTGAGACTCGCCGACGACACCAGCCCAGCACCGCACCTGTGGTTCACCCTGACCGGCCACACCGGTGTGGTGAGCTCAGTGGCATTCAGCCCTGACAGCAAGACCCTCGTAAGCGGCAGTTTCGACGGCAACTTCCGGCTCTGGGACCTCGCCACCCGCACCAGCACCGCCACCCCGGTCGGCCACAACGACGCCCCAATATCGATGGTACTCAGCCTTGACGGTAAGACCCTCGCCAGCGCCGATACCTCCAACGTGGTCCGACTCTGGGACTTCGCCACCCGCACCAGCACCGCCGCGCTGAAAGCCGTCGGTCCTATGAACGAGGTCGCTTTCAGCCCCGACGGCAAGACTCTCGCCAGCGGTGGTGGCGAGGGGTCTTGGGCTGGCGGCGACGACAAAAGCGTCGTCCAACTCTGGGACCTCGCTACCCGAACCAGCACCGCCACCCTGACCGACAAGTCTCAGAACGTGGGCTCGCTAGCGTTCAGCCCCAACGGCAAGACCCTCGCCGCCTACACCGGAGCCGTCCAACTCTGGGACCTCGCGACCCGCACCAGCACCGCCACCCTGACCGACAAGTCTCAATCCGTGCGCTCGCTAGCGTTCAGCCCCAACGGCAAGACCCTCGCCACCGGCAACGACGACAAAACCGTACAGCTCTGGGACCTCGCGACCCGCACCAGCACCGCCGCCCTGACCGGCCACACCGATTCCGTGAGCTCGGTAGCTTTCTCTCCCGACGGCAAGACCCTCGCCAGCGGCAGCGACGACAGGACCATACGGCTCTGGGACCTCGCGACCCGCACCAGCACCAGCACCCTGACCGGCCACACCGATTCCGTACGGTCGGTGGCGTTCAGCCCTGACGGCAAGACCCTCGCCAGCAGCAGTGTCGACAAGACCGTACGACTGTGGAAGCTCAGCTGA
- a CDS encoding NUDIX hydrolase: MIPDFVSDLRTVVGPDCLLWLPGVVGVVLDEHDRVLLQRRSAAGLWTPLSGILEPGEAPAAGIVREVAEETGVRVVVERLAAVTASPPVRHGNGDRAQYLEIVFACRPADPGQSPRVCDDESVEVGWFALDALPSMSERMREIIALVEKAEPQAWFAAP; encoded by the coding sequence ATGATTCCTGATTTTGTGTCAGATCTACGGACTGTGGTCGGTCCTGATTGCCTGCTGTGGCTGCCAGGGGTGGTCGGCGTTGTCCTCGATGAGCACGATCGGGTGCTCCTGCAACGTCGTTCTGCTGCGGGGTTGTGGACGCCGTTGAGCGGGATCCTGGAGCCCGGCGAGGCGCCGGCCGCCGGGATCGTGCGGGAGGTGGCCGAAGAGACTGGAGTACGGGTGGTGGTGGAGCGCCTGGCGGCGGTGACGGCATCCCCGCCGGTGCGGCACGGCAACGGTGACCGGGCGCAGTACCTGGAGATCGTCTTTGCCTGCCGTCCGGCAGACCCGGGTCAGTCGCCTCGGGTGTGCGATGACGAGTCGGTAGAGGTCGGGTGGTTCGCGCTGGATGCCCTGCCGTCGATGAGCGAGCGGATGCGGGAGATCATCGCGCTCGTCGAGAAGGCCGAGCCGCAAGCCTGGTTCGCTGCGCCGTGA
- a CDS encoding NPCBM/NEW2 domain-containing protein: MIGIVVPVLGIAATLLATSNKSGSTAAPTPPATTAPHDSPTPGPPSSSASTPEGSPAAPPPASSPTPTPTGSKQVSLTTLDPVAYTSFGASTATLDGKAYDDSLVSSAPCPFRGDIEFNLGKQWKKINLAAGMDDNSVPGSVVLTISADDEVLFRGSLSLGSVRELHLDITDKLHMNFHYDGGGSGCDGSKRWIVLGNPSLSN, from the coding sequence GTGATCGGCATTGTCGTACCGGTACTGGGCATAGCAGCCACTCTTCTGGCGACATCAAATAAGAGCGGTAGCACCGCAGCTCCTACGCCTCCGGCGACGACAGCTCCTCACGACTCCCCCACACCGGGACCACCCTCCTCATCTGCATCCACCCCGGAGGGGTCACCTGCCGCTCCTCCGCCAGCGTCCAGTCCCACACCAACACCAACAGGCTCCAAGCAGGTATCACTCACCACACTGGATCCGGTCGCCTACACGTCCTTCGGAGCGTCCACCGCAACCCTCGATGGCAAGGCCTACGACGACTCCCTTGTCTCAAGCGCCCCCTGCCCGTTCCGCGGAGACATCGAGTTCAACCTCGGCAAGCAATGGAAGAAGATCAATCTCGCGGCCGGCATGGATGACAACTCGGTGCCAGGGTCGGTGGTGCTTACCATCTCCGCCGACGACGAGGTCCTCTTCCGTGGATCCCTCTCACTCGGGAGCGTCCGGGAACTACACCTCGACATCACCGACAAGCTCCACATGAACTTTCACTACGACGGTGGAGGTAGTGGCTGCGACGGCAGCAAAAGATGGATTGTCCTAGGAAACCCCAGCCTGTCGAACTGA
- a CDS encoding ParB/RepB/Spo0J family partition protein — protein MSTDAPRIPASLADLAIPLADLAPYYRNPRSGDLDAIGESLSTHGQYKPIVVNRGTHTGRPNEILAGNHTAKAARKLGWDDIAVTWLDVDEATAAKIVIVDNRTSDLAGYDTALLADILTDLPDLEGTGYDQEQLDDLLDDTSLPAPIELPSDGAGTGAAATVDYLQWGYLQWSSTRVRITQDEVEFLNAIYKRYVDEQDSDLGFGWHVLNEEHHASEENAA, from the coding sequence GTGTCCACTGACGCACCCCGTATTCCTGCTTCGCTGGCCGACCTGGCCATACCGCTCGCGGACCTGGCCCCCTACTACCGCAACCCGCGCTCCGGCGATCTGGACGCGATCGGGGAGTCCCTGTCCACACACGGCCAGTACAAGCCGATCGTGGTCAACCGCGGTACGCACACCGGGCGTCCGAACGAGATCCTCGCGGGCAACCACACGGCGAAGGCAGCCCGGAAGCTCGGCTGGGATGACATCGCGGTCACCTGGCTGGACGTCGACGAGGCCACGGCTGCGAAGATCGTCATCGTCGACAACCGGACCAGCGATCTGGCCGGGTACGACACCGCCCTCCTCGCGGACATCCTCACCGACCTCCCGGACCTGGAGGGGACCGGCTACGACCAGGAGCAGCTGGACGACCTCTTGGACGACACCTCGCTGCCCGCGCCGATTGAGCTGCCGAGCGACGGCGCCGGCACGGGGGCCGCCGCGACCGTCGACTACCTCCAGTGGGGGTACCTCCAGTGGTCATCCACCCGTGTGCGGATCACGCAGGACGAGGTGGAGTTCCTCAACGCGATCTACAAGCGGTACGTGGACGAGCAGGACTCCGACCTCGGGTTCGGCTGGCACGTCCTCAACGAGGAGCACCACGCCAGCGAGGAGAACGCCGCGTGA
- a CDS encoding VRR-NUC domain-containing protein, giving the protein MTEEQFRRHVRQLAQLRGWTLAYHTHNSQRSDAGWPDEVYGHPLTRRTLFVELKTDTGKVRPAQREWLTHLTACGFETALWRPRDLALIVTTLAPNGPRATLPDTF; this is encoded by the coding sequence GTGACCGAAGAGCAGTTCCGCCGCCACGTGAGGCAACTGGCTCAGCTCCGCGGCTGGACCCTCGCCTACCACACGCACAACTCGCAGCGAAGCGACGCCGGTTGGCCCGACGAGGTGTACGGGCACCCATTGACCCGCCGCACCCTGTTCGTCGAGCTGAAGACCGACACCGGCAAGGTCCGCCCCGCTCAACGCGAGTGGCTGACCCACCTGACGGCCTGCGGCTTCGAAACCGCCCTGTGGCGACCCCGCGACCTCGCGCTCATCGTCACCACCCTGGCGCCCAACGGCCCGCGCGCCACCCTCCCCGACACGTTCTGA
- a CDS encoding helix-turn-helix domain-containing protein has product MGDRAHIGEGFMARRLAHLIAELHPAGRGPYTPREIEDLIKKSAGPGDPTVTHATIANIRTGKVTNPSLDSMRALAKFFGVSTSYFVDEEVAEATDRRMREIKEGVELAKASDDLAEVLEDSHVRAIAFRLRGLSAKTLKGIQGMVEGARDLEGLPAVDEKPGRRRKK; this is encoded by the coding sequence ATGGGCGACCGCGCTCACATTGGCGAAGGCTTCATGGCCCGGAGGCTCGCTCACCTGATCGCGGAGCTGCACCCAGCCGGGCGCGGCCCGTATACGCCCCGGGAGATCGAGGACCTCATCAAGAAGTCGGCCGGGCCGGGCGATCCGACGGTGACGCACGCCACCATCGCGAACATCCGCACCGGCAAGGTCACCAACCCCAGCCTCGACTCGATGCGGGCGCTCGCGAAGTTCTTCGGTGTCTCGACCAGCTACTTCGTGGACGAAGAAGTGGCGGAGGCCACCGACCGCCGGATGCGCGAGATCAAGGAAGGCGTCGAGCTCGCGAAGGCCAGCGACGACCTCGCCGAGGTCCTGGAAGACAGCCACGTCAGGGCCATCGCATTCCGCCTGCGAGGCCTATCGGCCAAGACCCTCAAGGGGATTCAGGGGATGGTCGAGGGTGCCCGCGATCTTGAAGGGCTCCCTGCTGTCGATGAGAAGC